A region from the SAR86 cluster bacterium genome encodes:
- the cyoE gene encoding heme o synthase has translation MKVIKSYYDLCKPNVVYMMLICALVGMLLAEDSVASYSYLLVSLIGIALCSGSAAAINQVIDRKADAAMTRTDQRPIPQGELSPFHASCFAFFIGSLGSLILFMFVNTLTMVLTIASLIGYAFVYTIYLKRATPQNIVIGGLAGAAPPLLGWSAVSNTIDPYALLLVLIIFVWTPPHFWALAIYRKDEYAKESIPMLPVTHGVAFTKLQIVLYTLILFIVSLLPYVVLMSGFIYLISAIILGLIFLFYSIKLYLSDDIEIAMQTFNFSIYYIFLIFLSLLVDHFVS, from the coding sequence ATGAAAGTTATTAAAAGTTACTACGATTTGTGCAAACCAAACGTAGTATACATGATGCTCATTTGTGCTCTTGTCGGTATGTTATTAGCAGAAGATTCAGTGGCATCATACTCTTACTTATTAGTTTCATTGATTGGCATAGCTCTTTGCTCAGGATCGGCAGCAGCAATAAATCAAGTTATAGATAGAAAAGCAGATGCTGCAATGACAAGAACTGACCAAAGACCTATTCCTCAAGGGGAATTAAGCCCATTTCATGCTTCATGTTTTGCATTTTTTATTGGATCTTTAGGATCTCTCATTTTATTTATGTTTGTTAATACTTTAACAATGGTACTAACAATAGCTTCTTTAATTGGCTATGCATTTGTTTATACCATTTATTTAAAAAGAGCAACGCCACAAAATATTGTCATAGGAGGTCTGGCGGGTGCTGCTCCTCCTTTACTTGGTTGGTCAGCTGTGTCAAATACAATTGATCCATACGCTTTACTGCTTGTCTTAATAATATTTGTATGGACGCCTCCACACTTTTGGGCTTTAGCAATTTATAGAAAAGATGAATATGCAAAAGAATCAATTCCCATGTTGCCAGTAACTCATGGAGTTGCTTTTACAAAACTTCAAATAGTTTTATATACATTAATTTTATTTATAGTAAGCCTTTTACCATATGTAGTTTTAATGTCAGGTTTTATATATTTAATCTCAGCGATCATTCTTGGATTAATTTTTCTTTTCTATAGTATAAAATTATATTTAAGTGATGATATTGAAATTGCTATGCAAACATTTAATTTTTCAATTTATTATATTTTCTTAATATTCTTAAGTCTTTTGGTTGATCATTTTGTCTCATAA
- a CDS encoding SCO family protein, with product MNAIKKNIIIIILFIFVVLALFINKLTTPRTLSTNDLLINGLYIFDEPKQISNFEFFTSNNKSFTKEDLIGKWTLMYFGFSRCPDECPTTMYELSKLIKILREKGSKLDDKQWILISIDPERDSPNEIDTYAKGFDSSFIGASSSRAMLLSLATQLSVNNINPSKNSTDHSHLDNHVNNIILFNPNGEYVGIFRPPFSTPRLSLTYQSITN from the coding sequence ATGAACGCTATAAAAAAAAATATAATAATAATAATTCTTTTTATATTTGTGGTTCTTGCTTTATTCATAAATAAATTAACAACACCTAGAACTTTAAGTACAAATGACTTGTTAATAAATGGGCTTTATATTTTTGATGAACCTAAACAAATCTCTAATTTTGAATTTTTTACTTCAAACAATAAATCTTTTACAAAAGAGGACTTAATCGGTAAGTGGACATTAATGTATTTTGGTTTTTCCAGATGTCCAGACGAATGCCCAACTACAATGTACGAACTATCGAAACTAATAAAAATCTTAAGAGAAAAAGGCTCTAAACTTGACGACAAACAATGGATTTTAATTAGCATAGATCCAGAGAGAGATTCGCCTAACGAGATAGATACTTATGCCAAAGGATTTGATAGCAGTTTTATTGGAGCAAGCAGCTCAAGAGCTATGTTGCTAAGTTTAGCTACTCAACTTTCTGTTAATAATATTAATCCATCAAAAAATAGTACAGATCATTCTCATTTAGATAATCACGTTAATAATATTATTTTATTCAATCCCAATGGTGAATATGTTGGTATATTTCGACCACCATTCAGCACTCCAAGACTTTCCCTAACATACCAATCAATAACAAATTAA
- a CDS encoding NADPH:quinone oxidoreductase family protein, protein MKALQCTELGGPEKLEVNDVPEPKAIQDHVVIDNKAASVNFPDVLMIQGLYQFQPELPFCPGGESSGIVSAIGEGVKNIEIGDRVFAMTGLGAFAEKIVVHKSSVVRIPETMNYETAAALPMTYGTSLYALKQRAELKEGETLLVLGAAGGVGLATVELGKAMGAKVIAAASTQEKIDLCIKHGADEGFIYPSGNLDRDQQKKLSSKIKELTGGIGVNVVYDPIGDAYSEPCIRATAWDGRYLVIGFAAGEIPKIPINLALLKGMKIVGVFWGAWVGMFPEENKQNFQELFELHSQGKINPEVSDSFLLEDGASAIAHLKDRKAKGKVIIKI, encoded by the coding sequence ATGAAAGCATTACAATGTACAGAATTAGGTGGGCCTGAAAAGCTAGAAGTTAATGACGTTCCAGAACCTAAAGCTATTCAAGATCATGTTGTAATAGATAACAAAGCTGCAAGTGTAAATTTTCCTGATGTTTTAATGATTCAAGGGTTATATCAGTTTCAACCAGAACTTCCCTTCTGCCCGGGTGGCGAGTCTTCAGGAATTGTTTCTGCTATTGGCGAAGGGGTAAAGAATATAGAGATTGGTGACCGAGTATTTGCAATGACTGGTCTTGGAGCTTTTGCAGAGAAAATTGTTGTTCACAAAAGTTCAGTGGTAAGGATTCCGGAAACAATGAATTATGAAACTGCTGCAGCTCTTCCTATGACCTATGGAACTTCTTTATATGCTCTAAAACAAAGGGCAGAATTAAAGGAAGGAGAAACGTTACTTGTTCTTGGTGCTGCTGGAGGCGTTGGGCTTGCAACAGTTGAGCTCGGAAAAGCTATGGGTGCTAAGGTTATAGCTGCAGCATCTACTCAAGAAAAAATAGACTTATGCATAAAGCATGGTGCTGATGAGGGTTTTATCTACCCAAGTGGAAATCTTGATAGAGATCAACAAAAAAAACTTTCTTCAAAGATTAAAGAATTAACCGGAGGTATTGGTGTGAATGTTGTTTATGATCCAATTGGTGACGCATATTCTGAGCCATGCATAAGAGCAACGGCTTGGGATGGAAGATATTTAGTAATTGGATTTGCAGCTGGGGAAATTCCAAAGATCCCGATTAATCTTGCTCTTTTAAAAGGTATGAAGATTGTTGGAGTATTTTGGGGTGCATGGGTTGGAATGTTCCCAGAAGAAAATAAACAGAATTTTCAAGAGCTTTTTGAACTGCATTCACAAGGAAAAATTAATCCAGAAGTTTCAGATTCATTTTTATTAGAGGATGGTGCAAGTGCAATTGCTCATTTAAAAGATAGGAAAGCAAAAGGCAAAGTCATAATAAAAATTTAA